One part of the Salmo salar chromosome ssa10, Ssal_v3.1, whole genome shotgun sequence genome encodes these proteins:
- the LOC106613986 gene encoding chemokine XC receptor 1 codes for MEYNETNITYDYDYDYKDEVCNKEGVVKFGSIATPAFFSVVTILSLAGNILVLVILAKYENLKSLTNIFILNLALSDLLFTFGLPFWAAYHIWGWTFGWLLCKTVTFVFYAGFYSSVLFLTIMTIHRYLAVVHPLSDHGSQRGCYGVTISLIIWAISFGSAVPALIFSSVQKNPHEGDHLHCEYSVPLWKKVSTYQQNVFFLAAFAVMAFCYVRILAAIFKSRSHMRNRTMNLIFSIVAVFFLGWAPYNVVIFLRLLTDHSVAPFNDCEVSMKLDYGFYVCRLIAFSHCCLNPVFYAFVGIKFRNHLKVILQEHCRRQSTIDSQQIRAIPSRGSMY; via the coding sequence ATGGAATATAACGAAACAAACATCACTTATGATTATGATTATGATTATAAAGACGAGGTCTGTAACAAGGAAGGTGTTGTCAAGTTTGGCTCCATCGCCACCCCTGCCTTCTTCTCTGTGGTGACCATCCTGAGTCTAGCAGGCAACATCCTTGTCCTGGTCATCCTGGCCAAGTACGAGAACCTCAAGTCTCTCACCAACATCTTCATCCTCAACTTGGCCCTATCTGACCTGTTGTTCACCTTTGGTCTGCCCTTCTGGGCAGCCTACCACATCTGGGGCTGGACCTTTGGCTGGTTACTCTGCAAGACTGTCACCTTTGTCTTCTACGCAGGCTTCTACAGCAGCGTTTTGTTCCTGACCATCATGACGATCCACCGCTACCTGGCCGTGGTGCATCCTCTGTCCGACCACGGCTCCCAGAGGGGCTGCTACGGGGTCACCATCTCGCTCATCATCTGGGCGATCAGTTTTGGTTCGGCCGTCCCCGCTTTGATTTTCAGCTCTGTCCAAAAGAATCCCCACGAAGGAGACCATTTGCATTGTGAATACAGCGTTCCACTGTGGAAGAAAGTGAGCACATACCAACAGAACGTCTTCTTCTTGGCTGCTTTTGCAGTTATGGCTTTCTGCTATGTAAGAATATTGGCGGCAATCTTCAAGTCAAGGTCACACATGAGGAATCGAACCATGAACCTGATCTTCAGTATAGTGGCAGTATTTTTCCTTGGCTGGGCGCCTTACAATGTGGTGATATTTCTGAGGTTGTTGACTGACCACTCTGTAGCACCTTTCAACGATTGTGAGGTCAGCATGAAGCTGGACTATGGGTTCTACGTGTGTCGACTCATTGCTTTCTCCCACTGCTGTCTCAACCCCGTCTTCTACGCATTTGTTGGGATCAAGTTCAGAAATCACTTGAAGGTTATTCTGCAGGAACATTGCCGTCGCCAAAGCACCATAGATTCACAACAGATTAGAGCGATCCCCTCAAGGGGATCAATGTATTAG